Genomic window (Capillibacterium thermochitinicola):
ATATCTTAAAGATCAAGGGGATCCGGGGCGTACAGATGTACCTCGTCCACGAAGTGCAGGAGGTCTACCGTTCGCAGGGCGTCGAGATCAACGACAAACACATTGAAGTCGTCATCCGCCAGATGCTGCGCAAACGGAAAGTGGAAAACCCGGGTGATACCGATCTGCTGCCCGGCAGTCTGGTTGACGTGATGGAATTGGAAGACGAAAACCAAAGGGTGGAAGCGGAGGGTGGTACCCCGGCAGTCGCCCGCCCGGTTCTCCTGGGGATCACCAAGGCGTCGCTGGCGACGGAAAGTTTCCTCTCGGCTGCTTCCTTCCAGGAAACAACACGGGTCTTAACCGACGCGGCGATCAAAGGAAAACGGGACGATCTGATCGGTCTGAAGGAGAATGTGATCATCGGCAAGTTGATCCCGGCGGGGACGGGAATGCCGAAATACCGGGTGATCGATGTCCGAAAAACAGAAGACAACACGGAACCGGAAACGGAGCAACTGCCAACCGCGGAAGAGACCGTTGGTTAAAAAAGCTGGATAGAGGGGCTGGCCGGTCCGGCTCCTCTCTTTTCTTTTTCCGGCAAGGCAAACAGAATGTTAAAACCGGTTGAGACGGGCGAACCGGCTGATCTTTCTGTTGACACGCCAAAGTGAAGATGGTAAACTAAAAAAGTCTGGTTTGTTTAACAATTAATTTTCTTAGGGCGTAAGGGGAGAATATTATTGGGTGAACCGGATCTTAAGACCAGGAAGAAAAGGATCGTCGGTTTAAAACAGACCTTACGGGCAATTCAACAAAACAAACCTTGTATCGTCTACCTGGCGAATGATGTGGATGAACATATTGTGAAAAAGATCAAAATGGCCAGCGCCGGGAAGGACGTTAAGATTATAGTAACACGGGTGGGGAGAAAAGAATTGGGACGCATTTGCCAGATTGATGTTAGCGCAGCAGTAGTTGCTTTGGTTCAAGAATAGGAAGGAGGTGTAACGATGCCAACCATTAATCAGTTAGTAAGAAAGGGACGGAAAAAAGTTTACAAGAAGAGCTCAGCTCCGGCACTACTCTGGTCTTACAACAATAAGAAAGAGGACATGTTTGAAACGGCCAAGGGTAATCCGCAAAAACGCGGTGTCTGTACGAGAGTTTCGACAGTGACCCCGAAGAAGCCGAACTCGGCATTGCGCAAAGTGGCCAGGGTACGCCTTTCCAATCGCTTAGAGGTTACCGCCTACATCCCGGGTGAAGGCCATAACCTCCAGGAACACTCGGTGGTATTGATCCGGGGTGGAAGGGTCAAGGATTTACCGGGTGTGCGTTATCATATCATCCGCGGTACCTTGGACACCGCTGGCGTACAAGACCGTAAGCAAGGCCGTTCTAAGTACGGGACGAAACGCCCGAAAACCGCTACTGCGAAAAAGTAAGGAGGGTTAAACTTGCCACGACGGGGAGCGATACCCAAAAGGGAGATTATTCCTGATCCGATCTACAATGATCCCATGATTACCCAGTTTATCAACAAGATTACCCTTTCTGGGAAAC
Coding sequences:
- a CDS encoding ribosomal L7Ae/L30e/S12e/Gadd45 family protein gives rise to the protein MGEPDLKTRKKRIVGLKQTLRAIQQNKPCIVYLANDVDEHIVKKIKMASAGKDVKIIVTRVGRKELGRICQIDVSAAVVALVQE
- the rpsL gene encoding 30S ribosomal protein S12 produces the protein MPTINQLVRKGRKKVYKKSSAPALLWSYNNKKEDMFETAKGNPQKRGVCTRVSTVTPKKPNSALRKVARVRLSNRLEVTAYIPGEGHNLQEHSVVLIRGGRVKDLPGVRYHIIRGTLDTAGVQDRKQGRSKYGTKRPKTATAKK